A segment of the Candidatus Poribacteria bacterium genome:
GGACACCGAGTAACCTTTCCAGTGTATCTGATATAAATGCTGCTTTCTGCTGTAATTCCACTCGTTTCTTCCTACGGCATTGCGTTTTTAATAGTATACCACAAACAGAAAAAATAGCAACGCCATTTTACTGGTTCGGGTTTTTTTGAAAAAAATATTGACAAAAAATCGCGTTTTTTGTATGATTCGTTGTTAATCGGATAATATCGTAAAGTTCCGAATACGCGTTTTTCTGAGTCCAAAAATCCGATAAGACTTATGCTTCTCCTCTTAAAGTCACTCTGATAAGAGGATTTAGGGGGTTAGGATGACGTAAATTCATTCAATTTGCGTAAGTCCTGTCCGGTAGAGGTGACCTGTATGCAAGGCAAACGTCCAGATATGCGCATCATAGAATATGTAGACTGTGTGCCGAATCCGTTGCGTGTACGACGTTCTGTTGCGGCGTTTGCGGTGTCACGCGCCTTTAATTCACCGAAGACAAATCACCCCCCCCCGTTCACTTATTGCTCGTTAAGTAATTTAGTTCATATACTGTTTCACACTGCCGTGTCAGCCTTATGTGCTGTCGCGGTTTTTTTTCGCGCCTGCGCGTGCATTGCACGTCGCGGGCTATTTTTATGTTGCATTGAAGTTCTTCTTGTGTCTATTTTCCGTGTTAAATGCCTTAATAGAATCTATCAGACAATCTGTGTATGATTTATGAATTATATGGAGAGTTTCGTCATGAAGAAAATTCGTTGTAAGTACTGTAAACACAAAATTGACATGAATCAGTTAGAAGGTGATTGGCAATTTAAGTTCTATAAATGTCCTATCTGTCAGCGTGAAACTCCTAAGCGCACCATCTTGGGAAAAGTTTCTCGTGTCAGTAAATTCGCGATATATCCTATTCTGGTTATATTTGGTGGGGAACCGCCAGAATAATCGGATAATGGAAATTTAAAGAATTCCTGTCATTTGTGCAATCCGCAATTCAGTAGCAAGGCGGCCGCGATCCTATATCACGCCTGCTGCAAGATGGAATTGCTAAGGTTTAGAACATGTTATCCAAAATCACAATATCCCTTTTGTTTTTACTGATTTTAAGTAGCTGCGCGCTCGCCGTTAGCTGCAACTTAACACTTGGAGAACCAGGCACAGTTACCATAATCTACAACGGGACGTTCAAACTTGAATTCTATCCGAATGCTGTCTTTATGGCAGACGATACTCTCATCAAGTTGATTAAAGAGCGGTTTTACGGCAGCTTAATATTTCATAGAGTGGCAGTCTGTGGTCAATTGGTGAATCCTATTGTTAGCGGTATCCATCTATTCGGATGGCTTGGTGATGTAATATCATGGATAATTGATCTCCTAAAACAATTAGCGGATATAGATGAAACGATAGTCAAAATACTAAAAGTAATTAAGGGAATAATAGACTGGATGTTGGAAGTCTTAATCGCTCCTGATGGAATTTTGGAGCGGATTTTACAACTGATCGCGTGGGGTATTTTCGCGTTTTTGATCCTGCGGAGGATCGGCAAATGGCTATCCTCTGGAGACGAAAGATCCTGAAAATCCTATAATCCTGATTCAGACCCCTATAATCTCAACTGATGTCCCCTGGACATCACAACTATATTAAGGAACTGCGAATGAATAACAAGCAATCTCCCTATAGGGCGGCTTTAACTACTTTCCCGATGGTGGTGGTACTGCTCTGCTGTATCACATTCCTCGGTTGCCCCGAAACAACGGAGATAGTGGACGATGTCATCCAACCGACATCCATCGATCCCGGGAGAACAGAACGCGCCGATGAACCGACAACATCTCCCCCTGAGGAGGAGCCAGTTGGCGGCCCCGATACACCGACAACCCCACCACCTGATGCGGAGGTCGGCGGCGGCCTCGACGAACCCACGGCACCTGCCGATCCAGACGACACGCCTGTAGACCCGAATGAAGCACCCGATGCTGAGGCAACCGGTGCCGGCGGGTTAGGCGGTTAGTTCATAGAAAGACGAATACCCCTCTGGCCCCGCAAGCGGACGGATGGGGGTAGCAAAGGAGACTTTAGACATGAAACACGTATTAACCCTGACCAAACTCACGATCCTTTTGCTGGCAATCGGTGGCGTAGGCTTCGGTCTCCATACCCTCAGCACAGCACAACTGACACCCGACTTCACGGACACAACCGATCGGTTCGATCCACGCCTCATCACGGGACCTGACCTGGCACCCCTGGAAGTTGGCGAACCTGAACCCCGCACGGGTGTATCGCCAGAACAAGTTCACGACTGGCTGACGCTCCTGCGTGCTGAACACGACGGGTCTCTGATGTTCACAGAGGCGATTGCGAACCTCGAACGGTTGCTGAATAGGATGACCCCGACGCAACCCGCATTACTGCCGAACTATCCGAACCCGTTCAACCCTGAGACCTGGATCCCGTATCACCTCGAAACGGCTGCCGATGTTTCTGTCGCCATCTATGCGGCAGACGGTAAACTCGTTCGGACGTTGGCACTCGGGCATCAAGAAGCGGGGGTCTATCAGAGCCGGGCGCGAGCAGCATATTGGGACGGCAGAAACGACATCGCTGAACGCGTCGCGAGCGGTGTGTATTTCTACACCTTAACCGCGGGCGATTTCCGAGCCACGCGTAAGATGCTCATCGTGAAGTAATTTTCACGGCGTGCTTGGAAAGTTTGGTGTAGCGGCTAATGATAAGGTCACCACCACTTGGGGCAGTATCAAACAAGGCTAATAGTTTGCAGCTTTCAAAAAAAATAAAAAAGGTAGGCAGATAGAAATGAAAAAAACATTTTTTATTACAATGTTCGTTTTGTTGTTCGTCAATATGTTTTTATTTTTAGCAAACGCGCAAGATTGGGTGCTTGATAGTGAAGTATTCTCGCCGATTGTACATGCAAATGGCCAGGGACTTGCTTTTGCCAAAGAGAGACTTTACTATCTGCAGAAAAAAGGTTTTGGTCCAATCTACCTAATGGCATGGGATACGAATTTACACGGTAGTAGCCCCTATCAAGTGACGGAAGTTCCATCGACAGCA
Coding sequences within it:
- a CDS encoding T9SS type A sorting domain-containing protein, with product MKHVLTLTKLTILLLAIGGVGFGLHTLSTAQLTPDFTDTTDRFDPRLITGPDLAPLEVGEPEPRTGVSPEQVHDWLTLLRAEHDGSLMFTEAIANLERLLNRMTPTQPALLPNYPNPFNPETWIPYHLETAADVSVAIYAADGKLVRTLALGHQEAGVYQSRARAAYWDGRNDIAERVASGVYFYTLTAGDFRATRKMLIVK